From the Patagioenas fasciata isolate bPatFas1 chromosome Z, bPatFas1.hap1, whole genome shotgun sequence genome, one window contains:
- the LOC136115361 gene encoding purpurin isoform X2, with protein MKYTQYVFLASVFSTVEYSLAQTCAVESFAVKDNFDPKRYAGKWYALAKKDPEGLFLQDNISAEYTVEEDGTMTASSKGRVKLFGFWVICADMAAQYTVPDPTTPAKMYMTYQGLASYLSSGGDNYWVIDTDYDNYAITYACRSLKEDGSCDDGYSLIFSRNPRGLPPAIQRIVRQKQEEICMSGQFQPVLQSGAC; from the exons ATGAAATACACACAGTATGTTTTCTTGGCCTCGGTCTTCTCCACTGTTGAATACAGCCTAGCTCAGACCTGTGCAGTGGAGTCTTTTGCTGTGAAAGACAATTTTGATCCAAAAAGG TATGCAGGGAAATGGTACGCCCTGGCCAAGAAGGATCCAGAAGGCCTTTTCCTTCAGGACAACATCTCTGCTGAATACACCGTGGAGGAAGATGGCACTATGACAGCATCTTCCAAAGGCCGAGTGAAGCTTTTTGG GTTCTGGGTGATCTGTGCTGACATGGCTGCTCAATATACAGTACCTGACCCAACCACTCCAGCAAAAATGTACATGACCTATCAGGGCCTGGCCAGCTACCTCTCCAGTGGTG GTGACAACTACTGGGTGATTGACACTGACTATGACAACTACGCCATTACCTATGCTTGCCGCAGTCTAAAGGAGGATGGGTCTTGTGATGATGGCTACTCTCTGATCTTCTCACGTAACCCCCGTGGCCTCCCTCCAGCCATTCAGCGCATTGTGCGTCAGAAGCAGGAAGAAATCTGTATGTCTGGCCAGTTCCAGCCCGTGCTTCAGTCAG ggGCCTGCTAA
- the LOC136115361 gene encoding purpurin isoform X1 codes for MKYTQYVFLASVFSTVEYSLAQTCAVESFAVKDNFDPKRYAGKWYALAKKDPEGLFLQDNISAEYTVEEDGTMTASSKGRVKLFGFWVICADMAAQYTVPDPTTPAKMYMTYQGLASYLSSGGDNYWVIDTDYDNYAITYACRSLKEDGSCDDGYSLIFSRNPRGLPPAIQRIVRQKQEEICMSGQFQPVLQSGTSG; via the exons ATGAAATACACACAGTATGTTTTCTTGGCCTCGGTCTTCTCCACTGTTGAATACAGCCTAGCTCAGACCTGTGCAGTGGAGTCTTTTGCTGTGAAAGACAATTTTGATCCAAAAAGG TATGCAGGGAAATGGTACGCCCTGGCCAAGAAGGATCCAGAAGGCCTTTTCCTTCAGGACAACATCTCTGCTGAATACACCGTGGAGGAAGATGGCACTATGACAGCATCTTCCAAAGGCCGAGTGAAGCTTTTTGG GTTCTGGGTGATCTGTGCTGACATGGCTGCTCAATATACAGTACCTGACCCAACCACTCCAGCAAAAATGTACATGACCTATCAGGGCCTGGCCAGCTACCTCTCCAGTGGTG GTGACAACTACTGGGTGATTGACACTGACTATGACAACTACGCCATTACCTATGCTTGCCGCAGTCTAAAGGAGGATGGGTCTTGTGATGATGGCTACTCTCTGATCTTCTCACGTAACCCCCGTGGCCTCCCTCCAGCCATTCAGCGCATTGTGCGTCAGAAGCAGGAAGAAATCTGTATGTCTGGCCAGTTCCAGCCCGTGCTTCAGTCAGGTACTTCGGGCTGA